The Cottoperca gobio chromosome 6, fCotGob3.1, whole genome shotgun sequence genome has a segment encoding these proteins:
- the arl2bp gene encoding ADP-ribosylation factor-like protein 2-binding protein isoform X3, translated as MLAAVSLVTTLRSLVIIHVTIYFNNMDIQERNVRRCGDNIVEMVDMEEENFAISSSSAADAAFDGVVGCIEDIIMEEEFQQLQQSFMEKHYLEFEDSDENKLSYTAIFNEYVDLLEKHLEQQLMERIPAFNMNTFIGLLMQHKEEVPGDIFDMLLTFTDFMAFKEMFLEYRAEKEGRGLDLSRELVVTSLIPAGSKHNGSTESQ; from the exons ATGTTGGCCGCCGTTTCCTTGGTAACAACATTACGTTCGCTAGTTATCATACACGTAACgatttattttaacaacatgGACATCCAGGAACGAA ATGTCCGACGCTGTGGAGACAACATCGTGGAAATGGTTGACATGGAAGAAGAAAACTTTGCTATTTCCAG TTCCTCAGCTGCAGACGCTGCTTTTGATGGTGTTGTTGGCTGCATAGAGGACATCATCATGG AGGAGGAGTTCCAGCAACTTCAGCAGAGCTTCATGGAGAAACACTACCTGGAGTTTGAAGACTCTGACGAGAACAAGCTCAGCTACACGGCCATCTTCAATGAATAT GTTGACCTGCTGGAGAAACACCTGGAGCAGCAGCTGATGGAGAGGATCCCCGCCTTCAACATGAACACTTTCATAGGGCTGCTCAT GCAACACAAAGAGGAGGTACCAGGTGACATCTTTGACATGCTGCTGACCTTCACTGACTTCATGGCCTTTAAGGAGATGTTTCTGGAATACAGAGCT gAGAAGGAGGGCCGAGGGCTGGACCTGAGTCGAGAACTGGTGGTCACATCTCTGATCCCTGCAGGCTCCAAACACAACGGCTCCACTGAATCCCAGTGA
- the arl2bp gene encoding ADP-ribosylation factor-like protein 2-binding protein isoform X1, which yields MLAAVSLVTTLRSLVIIHVTIYFNNMDIQERTLISPHHGYSDVASPHSPDVRRCGDNIVEMVDMEEENFAISSSSAADAAFDGVVGCIEDIIMEEEFQQLQQSFMEKHYLEFEDSDENKLSYTAIFNEYVDLLEKHLEQQLMERIPAFNMNTFIGLLMQHKEEVPGDIFDMLLTFTDFMAFKEMFLEYRAEKEGRGLDLSRELVVTSLIPAGSKHNGSTESQ from the exons ATGTTGGCCGCCGTTTCCTTGGTAACAACATTACGTTCGCTAGTTATCATACACGTAACgatttattttaacaacatgGACATCCAGGAACGAA CTTTGATTTCACCACATCATGGGTATTCAGATGTTGCCTCCCCTCATTCTCCAGATGTCCGACGCTGTGGAGACAACATCGTGGAAATGGTTGACATGGAAGAAGAAAACTTTGCTATTTCCAG TTCCTCAGCTGCAGACGCTGCTTTTGATGGTGTTGTTGGCTGCATAGAGGACATCATCATGG AGGAGGAGTTCCAGCAACTTCAGCAGAGCTTCATGGAGAAACACTACCTGGAGTTTGAAGACTCTGACGAGAACAAGCTCAGCTACACGGCCATCTTCAATGAATAT GTTGACCTGCTGGAGAAACACCTGGAGCAGCAGCTGATGGAGAGGATCCCCGCCTTCAACATGAACACTTTCATAGGGCTGCTCAT GCAACACAAAGAGGAGGTACCAGGTGACATCTTTGACATGCTGCTGACCTTCACTGACTTCATGGCCTTTAAGGAGATGTTTCTGGAATACAGAGCT gAGAAGGAGGGCCGAGGGCTGGACCTGAGTCGAGAACTGGTGGTCACATCTCTGATCCCTGCAGGCTCCAAACACAACGGCTCCACTGAATCCCAGTGA
- the arl2bp gene encoding ADP-ribosylation factor-like protein 2-binding protein isoform X2: MLAAVSLVTTLRSLVIIHVTIYFNNMDIQERNVASPHSPDVRRCGDNIVEMVDMEEENFAISSSSAADAAFDGVVGCIEDIIMEEEFQQLQQSFMEKHYLEFEDSDENKLSYTAIFNEYVDLLEKHLEQQLMERIPAFNMNTFIGLLMQHKEEVPGDIFDMLLTFTDFMAFKEMFLEYRAEKEGRGLDLSRELVVTSLIPAGSKHNGSTESQ, from the exons ATGTTGGCCGCCGTTTCCTTGGTAACAACATTACGTTCGCTAGTTATCATACACGTAACgatttattttaacaacatgGACATCCAGGAACGAA ATGTTGCCTCCCCTCATTCTCCAGATGTCCGACGCTGTGGAGACAACATCGTGGAAATGGTTGACATGGAAGAAGAAAACTTTGCTATTTCCAG TTCCTCAGCTGCAGACGCTGCTTTTGATGGTGTTGTTGGCTGCATAGAGGACATCATCATGG AGGAGGAGTTCCAGCAACTTCAGCAGAGCTTCATGGAGAAACACTACCTGGAGTTTGAAGACTCTGACGAGAACAAGCTCAGCTACACGGCCATCTTCAATGAATAT GTTGACCTGCTGGAGAAACACCTGGAGCAGCAGCTGATGGAGAGGATCCCCGCCTTCAACATGAACACTTTCATAGGGCTGCTCAT GCAACACAAAGAGGAGGTACCAGGTGACATCTTTGACATGCTGCTGACCTTCACTGACTTCATGGCCTTTAAGGAGATGTTTCTGGAATACAGAGCT gAGAAGGAGGGCCGAGGGCTGGACCTGAGTCGAGAACTGGTGGTCACATCTCTGATCCCTGCAGGCTCCAAACACAACGGCTCCACTGAATCCCAGTGA